In Setaria viridis chromosome 5, Setaria_viridis_v4.0, whole genome shotgun sequence, the genomic stretch AGGCTGGAAGCACCCAACAACTCAAACTTCTATTCCTACTAAAAAAGACTTGTACCACGCAATGCAAGTATATTTTCTTTTGAACTTATCATCTTGATGACACCATAATACCATGTAGCTCGACTACGAGGATTACCGAGCACCGACTCCGATTAGAAGGACTCCTAGCAATTGCTAATGATAAAGTCTTAGAAGGATTAGAGTCGGGCTTGTAGGCAAGTCATAAGTCACCTGCGGATTAGGTGCCCCTCTTTTGCAACCCCAAAACTACATTGAAACCTAGCATCCTACGGAACTCGCCGAGATAATATGAATCCCAGCAAGATGAGGGATATTGCCTGATCCTGGAGGCGAATCACTATAAACTCTTGTGTTTTGCGTTCTACTATGCTTGCTCTTCGTCCAACACGGGATATCCCACGATCCAAATATCTACCGATCTAAACTGTCGACGCATCTGTAGTGTAGCACTTCATATCTCCCCAATGGATATCTTAGGGGCATATGCACCCATGTCCACCTAATTTCTCAGCTATTACAGTTCAAAATTGACAACACGCGCAAcctaaaaaataaagaaaaatttaGGTGTTTTAGTGCTCCCAACCTaccatataatttttttataaaaaattagCACCTAAGCAATGCAGACACTTCATAAGGGTGCAATGGAGCCAATCCATGAGCCTGCCTGTTGTCTACATAGCATACAATATGTGCTAGCATAGGATTCTATATATGTGTAACACGTTAGGACTATGTCCTAACCGGTCATGTATTGGCCTTGTACTCTAGGTAGAGTCCTACGTGGACTCATGTAATTGTAATCTCATGAGCATCTATACGTTGAAACTAGTTGGCGTGCTAAGGGGTTAAGCCGCTCCACAAACCTTTACACAACCCACCTCCCGATCGTCGCTGTAATAGATTATGACTCTTAtacctccttcacaatccaacaaAACTTTAAATAATATTAATTCTAAAATAATTTTACCACCCCTATTGCACCCCCAATCCAAGCCGCTGCCCCAAGCGTCCTCTGACCACAGTCTAGTGGCCTGGCAGtatcagggggtgtttggatacgaggtgttaaactttagcagggtcacatcggatgttcggatgctaattaggagggctaaacatgagctaattacaaaactaattgcacagatggtgtctaattcgcaagacgaatctattaaggttaattaattcatcattagcaaatggttactgtagcaccacattgtcaaatcatggactaattaggattaatagattcgtctcgcaaattagactccatccatgcaattagttttgtaattagactatatttaatactcctaattagtatacaaacatccgatgtgacaggtgctaaagtttacaACAGTaagcatgaactaattaggcttaatagattcgtctcgccgtttagcctccatttgtgtaatgagtttttgtaaatagtctatgtttaatactcctaattaatatctaaacattcgatgtaacatggtctaaaatttagcccggggatccaaacaccccctatataaTGCAATGGCGGACTCAAAGCTTTTGCTGAGCCTGGGCAGATGCTGCAATCTGCAGACAAGGTGTGTTGTCTGCCCTTGCTAAATGCCTTCGACAAGATCACGACGCAGTGCACTTCCGTTCAGGCGTTCACTGGAGCCCGGTCAGGTGCCCAGGTCGCCGGGCCCTGGGCAAGGTACAAAGAAGCAGTACATTACCATCGGCATTTGTCAGGCAGGACCGTTCCAAATGCGTCGCGGCAGCATGCACCGAGCAAGCACACCGGCACACCTGTACGTTCACGAGGCAACTGACAGCGAGAGAGGCGAGATATTCATGTTGTCCTCACCGGAAAAGGATCAGAGATTGGCATCATCAGGCGTCGGATTGACAGAGACAGATGTGCATACTGAGAGACAACACCCGGGCTAGCTGAGCAGCAGGGCGTGCTGGGCAAGCAACCAAGCAAGCAGGGGCGGCTGCTGCGTATGGTCTACGTGGACAAGATTAAACTATgcttttatgtttttttttaaaaaacatgcTTCTTGTGTTTGATCAACAATCTGCGACGTACGGCGATCATCTAATTCTGAAGTTGTTCAGTTGACAAAAATCTCCCATACATAAAGAAATACTAATTGCTGGATGAAAAGATGTATGAAAAACTTTTTAACCGTTTATTATTTTCTTAAAAATAGTCAAAATTTTCTTGGCAATCACCACGAACTGATCAGATGAAACGAGAAACCGATCCAAGGATCGGACTCGCTGGAAAACTATTTCTGGACTGGTTGCGCGGCAGGAGCTAAGACATTGCGGTCATCAGTTACATGATCCCAGTCTCAGTTGCCCGGCGCGCGCGGCCCGGACTTTTCCTAGTTCAGGTCACGGTTTGCAATTAGGCATGTGCCTGACCATCTGGTCGCGTGACGCACTCACGCTGTCACGCAGCCGGTAGTGCGTTTCGTTATTCGGAGACGACTCGAATAATCAGATGCACGTACGGATTGGAGTCCACGACTCGCTAGCTAACCTTTTTGCATTGGTCGGTCGTCCACTTGGGACTTGTCGGGCACAAGTGATTAAAGACAGGAGCAATCGTGGAAATCTTGAACCATCGAGGCCGGCCGAATCCAAGAGAGCCGATAGATGGAGCCATCACACGAAGTACCACCGGGAGAGCCATGGAACCGGCGGACGACGCAGCTGCGTTTCTATTTTTCACCACGAATTTTAACCGCGCGCGGCAGCTAGCTTCTGGCGGCGTGACTCGAGGCAGGTGAAGTCGTGTGGAGACGAACGTGGACGGGCGTATCAATTGCCAATCATATTCGACATGGTACTGCTCATGTCCCTGTCACGACAAATCTTCGTGCGCTCGTCAGCCCCTCTCCGCGTGTAGACTTGAGACCCCGGGGTTCTCTGAATCCTGATGCGTCCAAGGCCGTGTTCTTTAGCACGATCAAACCGAGTAGAGGATCGAGCAATCGAAAACAAAACCAAAAGAAGATCCAGTTTTGGTAGCCAGTTAGCACGCTGTGCCAAAGTTTGTTTGTTTCAGTGTGAGCAGAGCAGACGGGGACACGATGAGGTGCTTTGGTCGACTCGTAAATTCACCCGGCTCGGGAATATACCGTCGGTACCATCCGACCACAAGGAGTAGAGGGAGAAGTCGCCGTCGTTGCGCGGCACAAAACCGCGTTGAATTTTGCAGCATCTCGTTTGATTTGTCCACTGATACATGCAGGCAGGCATATCCGCTTCCCTGTCTGATAAGTCTCTCTTTTCAACAGTCCTCAGCAGTTAGTTTCATGACGCCTCACCGGACAGTCATTACTCGTTAATTACTGAGCGTGCTGAGTCATTCCTGGACATGGAACTGTCAAAAGCATTCGTTTTAGGGgggtttggatctttaatctggactaaaattcatatcacatcgaatattcgaaggctaattaggaggatcaaacatgagctaattataaaactaattacacagatggaggctaattcccgagacgaatctattaagcctaattaatccatcattagcacatgtttactatagcactacattgtcaaattatggactaattaggcttaatagatttgtctcgcaaattagcctccatctgtgcaattatttttataattagtctatgtttaatcttactattactaattggaggctccttttgaagcctccaggtgaggccacctaggattcctaggtggacactctagaaaaagagagaaatcctagaaattatcataaaaaagcaaaacattcgaccatcaatctatagattcaaatcatcatagccattagatctattatgttttctaaaaaattacccacctatgccattatgaaaatagcctaaactaacccctaaatctatatataaattacccacctctgccattatagaaaataaactaaagtaacccctaatcttaaTCAAAATTACcccttatgccattataaaaaatatttaaaataacctcctaatttgcaactgaattgcctaccactattacttaaaaaaacttaaagtaacatcttaaatttgcatctatattacccacacatgctattataaaaaataatatgaggtaaccctacataaTATACAACAATCTATGCTTCTAAATTAtttatatcttgcactattggtatatgatataataattaaggtctatacgcatgatgtgtgtcaccatttataattaaagatataaagtgatgggaatatagatttctatgctaaattGAATATCAAACCTAGggttcattaaataaattcaagcgcacaaaagttaaagattataaatgtggatgaaaatattatagagtaattactaacttaaatctatcacaattggatgaagatattaagtatatatctacataagtattgtattcgaatatttaacaaatgagaggtagcttataGTAACgattttgtagcaatgtagtctcattttttttccattggagactccgcattagttcccacgagacaagatagaaaaaagagagaaattctcataaaaattaaaaacatcaaacaccaatcctgtaaactctaataatcatagccattgatctattatattttctaaaaagttaccccaccactgtcattgttaaaatattcaaaaatgagctctaaacctatatctaaattaccaagctcaactattataaaacataatctaaagtaaccaacttcatccaatttactaatacacatcattataaaacataacttaaaatgtcattctaaaattctaTCTATACTccccacgtatgtcgttattaaaaataacctaaagtaaacatataaatattaatctaattatcttcatgtgcgtcatacagaaatatcaaaaagtaaactaatataatatatgattctaattACCTGCTtttgtcattgttaatataaaaatactaagttaaagtatatgcACATGATGAGTACCATCATTTACACCATTTATACATACATGTgtggaatcgatgaaaaatattgatttgtatgctaaaaataatgtatggaggattggaggtgtgatacaaaatggaaaaaagtatgaatatggatgaaaaagtgcatagagtaattattatttaaaaatcaatcacaactgtacaaagataggtacatacctatataagtattatgttgaagaattggaaaaataagagggtagtaggtaaacaattttattattagctaagagtttaatttttaaatacaatagcttctaaaaatattagcccgtgcgggagcacgggttgatggactagtacttctaattagtatctaaacattcgatgtgatgggaatTTTAGACGTTCCTAAAGAAACAAGACCTCAGAAGAAAAGACGCTGTCAAGCTTGCTTTGCAAAGAAAACAGTAGCTAGACTTTGATTACCCgtgcatgcaatgcaagaccTGATGACCAAATACCTGTTTTTAAGTCTGACTGTCCGGTGCGTAACGTAGCCTGGTAATCTGGTATTACTAGTGTGCACGTCACTAGACCGACCACACAGCAATTGGGTGACCACGTACGATTTTGACAGGTTTTCTGCTTATGAAAGAATGAAGTGATACTCCAATGATCCCTTAAATTTTTAGCTACTCCTACTATGGTAATGTTGTACTGCTCCATCTGTTTCAAACCATAAGTTATTTAACTTTATCCTAATTTAAATTTAccaaccaaatttatataaaaaacaCAAACATCTATAAGGTCAAACTAATTTTATTAGACAAAtcatgaatatatatatattagtgtGCATTTATTTAGCATTAtagatattaatatatttttcataaaTTTTATCGAAATTAGACCTTCATGAGCCAACGACAGGCACTCTGTTTCGCACAGCCTAAACACAGAGTCTGGTAGCAGAGTACCTACCAGGGAACTCTGTTTCACGGGCTCTGTTTTCACTCTGGGCTTTGCCTTGCTTTGTTGCTCTCATATGGGCCAGACCAACCCTTTAACTGATTGTAGTGGACCGTTCTTAGCTTGTTATACAGTCCCTTTGAGGCACATAAACCCGAGAGAAGTTTCTGAGAAATCCAGTAAAAACCCATAACACATTACGCGACCCAACCCAACTCAACCCAACTAGTAACGTGTAAACAATTTCGTTTATTTACTGCAGCCTATCCAATAAATACCGAGTACAATACCAATCTTCTACACACTTTCCATTACTAAAGATACATGATTTCTTGACCACAGTAATATCTACATGCATCATTCCAATCCCAATTTACCACACTTTGCAATTTTGTATGTACGAATAGTAGATGGTACTAATAATCCTTGTCGTAAATCTTAATCACCGTGACCAATGTGTGCACGGCGTGTGCGAATCTAGAAATTCATGTCGAGCACGAGCGGCGCGTCCCCCTTCTTGACGTCAAACCTCTGCTTCTTCACCTCCCCGGCGGCGGTCGTGAGCAACACCTCGTACGTGCCGTGGAACCCCCTGAACTTGAAGTTGCCGTTGGCGTCCACCTTCCCCTTCGCGTGCGACGTCCACTCCCGCCGGAGCCCCGCGAAGCGGCTGCCGGCCTCGGTGAGCATGCCGTCGGCGTTGACGAGCTGGCCGTGGGACCTCCACATGTGTCCCTGCATGAACCCCCACAGCATGACGCCCTCGACGGCCGGGTGCGCGTACGCCTCCCTGAGCACGATCTCCAGGTCGTCGGCGCGCacggcctcgtcggcggctgACACGTCCAGCTCCGTCACCCAGACGGGCAAGCCCGTGACGGCGAGCTTGTCCAGCGCGTCGCAGATGATGTCCCCGACGGGGTGCGTGACGTGGCCCTGGATCCCGATCCCGCCCACCGGCGCGCCCCGCCGCTGCAGGTCCGTGACCAGCGCCACGTACTTCTCCGGCGTCGCGTTGGGGTCGTTGGCGCTCTCCACGTTGTAGTCGTTCACGaacagcgccggcgccggatcgatcgccgccgtctcccgGAACATGTGCGCGTCGACGTCGTCGCCGAGCCGCTGACGGAAGAAGGCGCCGTGGAGCATCTCGTTGTTCACCTCGTAGTGCGGGAACCGCCCGGCGTAGCGCGACACCAGGCCGCGCAGCCGggcctccacggcggcgcggagctGGTCGCCGTTGAGGGCGCGGACCCACGGCTGGACCGCGTTCTCCACCGCCCAGAAGATGCAGTGCCCGCGCACCGGCTTGCCGTGCTGGTCGCAGAAGTTGATGagctcgtcggcgtcggcgtagCTCACCTGGCCCTGGACGGCCTCCGTGTAGTACCACTTGAGCTCGTTCTCCAGCACGGCCCAGTCGAAGTGCTTGGTGAAGAAGTCCACGTACTCGGGGTTCTGGATGCCCGCCTTGGTGATGCAGGACCCGATCGGGAAGCTGTTCTGGACCTGGATCACCCGGATGTGCGCTCCGGCGACGCTAGACACGCCGTCCTCCGCCCGGTCGCTGACCTTGAGGATCACATCACGCTTGCGCACCTACAATTAAGGTTCGTTACAGTTCGATATCACAGCCGTCGATTACGAATGCAGCTAGCACACATACTGACATAGACATACCCTGTCGGCCTTCTTCCTGAGGTGCCTGAGCCTTGGGATCTTGTTCACGGCGCACACCTGCAGGTCCATGACCTTGATATccaccccggccggcggcccgtGCACGTAGACCTTGGCGCAgcgcggcggctcgtcgtcgtccacccGGAACGAGCCCTTGATTTCGCCCCACTTCCCCGGCTCGACGACGACAATGCCGCCACCGACCGGACGGTGGCCGTCCACGCGGACCTCGACGTGCACGGCATGCGAGCCCCCCTCCCCGGAGCCGGCGGCATCCACGCCGACCCACCCGGCCACCCGGTACGTGACCCATGGCTTCGGCAAGCGCGAGATCGCCCGGCACAGCCCGTCCTTCTCGTCCTTGCGGTGCGCCGCGAGGACGTACCGGCCGCTGGGCTTGCGCGCGCACCGGACGGCCTCCTCGTCGGAGTCGTCGGCGTCTGCTGTGGCTGCCAGCGCCGGAGGAAGCGAGTCCGGAGCCGGGTCCTCGGCGTGCGCGGAGAGCGTGCACGAACCGGACGGAGCCCAGCTAGCGAGGCTGTCCTCCGCGTCGCAGCGGTCCTCGACGAGGTTCATGCCAAGGTACGTCGTCATCTCCTCCTGCGCGCGACAAAAAACAAGCATATGTGTTCAGGCAATGGGGCAGAGATACATGTCGCGAGCTCAGTGTGTGTCGGAGGAGATCGCTCGCGAGCGAACGAGAACGACGATGGATTTGCTTTCGAGGACGCCATCACAGCAGTTGGAGGGGCGGCGGACAGCACAGCTCGGGAGATGCACGTAAGACATCTGTTACTCTGGATGCTTGGCTTTAAAGGAAGGAATGTTTGGAGCCAGTGACAAGTGCCTTGAACATGGGTGCATCGAGCACATCTTTGGCCACAAAACTCACATCAAGTTGTTGTAGTTTGCAAAGAAACATGATTTCACGGGGTTGGTGACTGGTGAGCAAGCTACTCCGGATTATATACGTGACAGAACCCAAGATTGCGCACCCAACTTATGTCATGTTTTCAGTTCAGGTTGTCTGACACGCACAGCcgagaaaaaaaacatatataatgGGATGATGAACAAATAAAGGATGTGCATTTCACTATGGCTGCAGGCATGTCGGCTGAAAATAATACAGATAAGATGGCACTAACATGTACTAGAACAGAGACCCCACACTATTAGCTCCCATGCATCTAGCACACTGCGCATACCTCAGCGAACGCCGCCATGTCAAGTTATCAACCTCGAGATGGAAAAGGAGGAGGCTGGAGAAGAGGACGCGGACACTGGATCGCGCTGATGGATCGAAGAGCTCGGGTGTTGTTTATGGTTGTGTCTCGGATGCAAAGACTGCAAGTAGTGGTGGGTATCTGTGGCATGCAAGGGTGTCGCAATTTATAAGGAGACGAGCCGACCAGGCAATCCAAGATTGCAAGTTCGTTCGGCAATCGCGTTCACCGCGGCACAAATAAAAAGTTCGAGTCGCGTGCCGAAACCCAGGCCGGCGTGGTAGAAACCCTGGAAGCTCCGATCCATGGCCAGGCCTAGCTTAGCTACCTAACTCGTATCTTTCGCCTATCTTTTGTATAACAGTCACGTTTGGGCAACGCGTACGCGGTCACGCCGGATCTCCGGGGTCGTGCCGCCGACGTGCGGGGCCGGGACCGGCTGGCGGCCCACGTCTCAGAGAGACCGCTAGCTCGCTCGCCGGCTCATTATTCTGCGTTGTTAATCTGTTGCGGTAATgatcgccggcgacgacgacgtccAAAAGCCATCGCCGAGTTCCGATCCTTTCCTTGGCTTTGGGAGGAGTAAAAGTTGCTCAACCCTTTCGCTCGCCGGTGGGCCAGTTGCATGGGAACGCCAATAGGATCGCGACCTTGGCTTGTCAATCAGATACGCCGATGGGCCCGTTTACATGAGCTTTAACGAGAGATCTAGCTCGTCTACTGCTACGACGACTTGCAGGTCGTTCCAGCCGCCCCGTTACTTGCACGGTCAAGGAAGAATGAAGATATCAGGTGCGAGCCCTGTCGCGTGGACGGACGGAGCAGCTGTGCATAGCACGGGGCTGGCCGGTCATGGCGTCGCGTCAAGCTACGAAAAGATGTGTGCTGTGAGGCGACGCAGCTCGCGTCATTTGCGTGCCAGCGCGCCCGAAAGCGGCGTGGCTGCAAACCCCTCTCCACCGTGTTCATTCCAGCCTCGATCTCGATCGGTCGAGCGAGCCCTCGTCATCTCGGTCGATCGATCACGACGTACGCACGCATCCATGGATCGGATCGGAGGGAGCGAAAGATGATCGACCagcgcgcgcgtgcgccgctGGCCGGTGGAATTTTCGTTCTGAACGGCACAGCCACGCTGCCGACCCAAGCAACGTCGTAATGCATGGGAGTTCTTGCCTCGGAAGCATTCAAGCGCACCCACATGTTGTGTATCCGAAAGCCATTGCGGCGGGTCGTTAATGCTTAACGAACTTTTGCATATGCAGATCGCAATGACTTTCATATCTGGCACGCCTGAATTGAATTAATAAGTTCGGCGTTATTGTTTCCTTGCGCCGTCGAACATATATCTTCAGATCCTCGAAAGGCGTTTCAGTAGACCCTAGAAGGCCTATGGTCTATGGACGATCATCTAGAAGGCCAGAGAGGTGAATTTGTCACACAAAAAATGTATCGTTTTATTGAATGCTTTCCAAGCTCGGTTCAGCTTTGTTTACCTTAATAGCCTTTCTGCCGGTCTTGTATTGGTCTCTTGCCCTTCCTCTACTCTTCATAAGGTACTCCATGAACATATACAAGTATATGTTTAGGCACGTCCATGGAAAAAAATTGCGTGTTAAAcgttttgaaaaaaatggaaaaagttcACTGTCACACGAACATATACAAGTATCTTAACATTATCTTTTCATGCattgttgatatatctatctATTTTCTATGATATGAAAGTGTTCAAAGTACAATATTCGTCAAGGAGAATTAGAAATTCCTACATTAATCGAAAAAAGAAATGAATCTACACTATTAGATTTCATGATGGTCTAACAATTATATAAACAAGAAGGTTGTGCCTCatacaattaataaataaataaattgaaaaaaaatactatttttattttcatatgaatTTGGAAGCAAAATGCCCAAAATGCCAAAACAAAGAGTCCATTGTAAAACATAATCAGTAAATGCCAAATTCAAATAAAATATAGAAAAGTTAGTAGTTTGATATCCATATGAATTGGGAAGAAAAATACTCAAATGAATAGTTCATGTAAAATACAGTTAACAAATAATAGtcaaattcaatttttttttaaaaatagtaGTTTAATTTCCctatgttttgcaaaaaaataaataaaatgcacGCATACATACAATTATATAATAAGCAAAGTTAATAAAGTCATCTCCTTCACTCTCTAGGTCTAGAAATTGCCATGTTAATTTGTGAAAAAGGAGGGTAATCAACATTATTTGTCAATCTATATGAGCCCAGATTGTAATCTCGTTTAACAGGGTGTTACGACTCACGACCAAAGATGGAGCACACCGACCggccttccttctttcttttaatttctaCACGTGATGAAGCTATAACTTTCTTTTTGTATTTTAACCCCGTTTTACATTTAGACCTCCCGGGGTAAGAATATTAGAAATGGAGTAATGGACCCCAGATACAGCATCACGCTTTTTTGCCGCCATTGATAGACAGTATGGAGCCATATATCATTTGGTGCTGTGCCTTGCCACACTGGGGGATTACGTGGCCGGCCAAAATACATGGCGCCATGCGGTTTCGTGCCATTCATTTTGAGCATTTGGGCACTAAGACATGTTTGCAGTGTTCAAATTATTCAAATCTAGAAATGACTAAGCCTTCCTCCGGCTGTCACGGGCGTGGATGGCTTGGTAGTTTGAAGTGATAAAAAATTCAGGTCATGTAACATATTTTTCCTTATTGTTTTGATTATCAAAGCCCCCCAAAATTCTTCAAACTTGCTGAATGTGTTGTATGATGTATACATGTTCAACTTTGAGCGTTCAGGCGCTAATATATGTTGTTGTCTTCAATTTATTTAATTTCAGCAATGATTAAGCGTTACTTCTTCAGCTCTGTCATCAGCAAAGATGCAAAACGCTTCAGATTTGATTATCAAGTGGTATTTTAGTAGTAGATTTGGCATGcagtagcaggctagcagcttgGTCAGTGATAAATTCTCTTGAACCTCGTAATGCCcaacaaaaatatgagaaaCTGGTGGCACAACCATGTCCTAAGAAGTACCATCCAGGCCCACGAGGAGAAAATGCAGACAATATATTTCGAACATTGACGCCGCCCGCCGGGCTCCATGGATTGAATGGAGCGACTAGCGAGTGCAAGAGAGGATGTTGTCATTGAGCACTAATAAGAGGATGTTTGGGAGGcacgggctaaactttagtcataTCACATCACacgttcggatactaattagaggactaaatatgagctaattacaaaactaatagcagaacccctaagctaaatcgcgagacgaatctattaagcctaattaatccatcattagcgaatggttactgtaggaccacattgtcaaatcatgaactaattaggcttaatagattcgcctcgcgatttagcctaggggttgtgcaattagttttgtaattagactatgtttaatactcctaattagtgtcaaacatccgatgtgataggggctaaaatttagcccctccttcccaaacaccccctaagttcaaacaccccctaagttggGAGTTGCAACCTTCATGTTGCGCTCGCTCCCCGCTCGGACTAACCAAAGTCCACAACCAGAATTCCGAGTCCAAGAACGTCCGATCCAACCCAAGCGAGAGAGTTTGGAAGCAGGCAGGTATCCTCCCGTCCAGCAATGAATGATTCTTGTGGCGGAGCTGCTCGAGGAGTACACGGCCAGGACAGGAGGGCCTGTACCGTACCCTTCCCAATGCACTACCTGATTGCCTGTTCTGTGAGGTCTGAGTCGCTCAAACATCCCCCGAAATGGAATGGGATCAGACCAGAACCAGATCGCATCTGGAGCTGGAGGGCAATAATGGAGACAGCCAGACGGGGCAC encodes the following:
- the LOC117855809 gene encoding endo-1,4-beta-xylanase 1 isoform X2, which gives rise to MAAFAEEEMTTYLGMNLVEDRCDAEDSLASWAPSGSCTLSAHAEDPAPDSLPPALAATADADDSDEEAVRCARKPSGRYVLAAHRKDEKDGLCRAISRLPKPWVTYRVAGWVGVDAAGSGEGGSHAVHVEVRVDGHRPVGGGIVVVEPGKWGEIKGSFRVDDDEPPRCAKVYVHGPPAGVDIKVMDLQVCAVNKIPRLRHLRKKADRVRKRDVILKVSDRAEDGVSSVAGAHIRVIQVQNSFPIGSCITKAGIQNPEYVDFFTKHFDWAVLENELKWYYTEAVQGQVSYADADELINFCDQHGKPVRGHCIFWAVENAVQPWVRALNGDQLRAAVEARLRGLVSRYAGRFPHYEVNNEMLHGAFFRQRLGDDVDAHMFRETAAIDPAPALFVNDYNVESANDPNATPEKYVALVTDLQRRGAPVGGIGIQGHVTHPVGDIICDALDKLAVTGLPVWVTELDVSAADEAVRADDLEIVLREAYAHPAVEGVMLWGFMQGHMWRSHGQLVNADGMLTEAGSRFAGLRREWTSHAKGKVDANGNFKFRGFHGTYEVLLTTAAGEVKKQRFDVKKGDAPLVLDMNF
- the LOC117855809 gene encoding endo-1,4-beta-xylanase 1 isoform X1: MLVFCRAQEEMTTYLGMNLVEDRCDAEDSLASWAPSGSCTLSAHAEDPAPDSLPPALAATADADDSDEEAVRCARKPSGRYVLAAHRKDEKDGLCRAISRLPKPWVTYRVAGWVGVDAAGSGEGGSHAVHVEVRVDGHRPVGGGIVVVEPGKWGEIKGSFRVDDDEPPRCAKVYVHGPPAGVDIKVMDLQVCAVNKIPRLRHLRKKADRVRKRDVILKVSDRAEDGVSSVAGAHIRVIQVQNSFPIGSCITKAGIQNPEYVDFFTKHFDWAVLENELKWYYTEAVQGQVSYADADELINFCDQHGKPVRGHCIFWAVENAVQPWVRALNGDQLRAAVEARLRGLVSRYAGRFPHYEVNNEMLHGAFFRQRLGDDVDAHMFRETAAIDPAPALFVNDYNVESANDPNATPEKYVALVTDLQRRGAPVGGIGIQGHVTHPVGDIICDALDKLAVTGLPVWVTELDVSAADEAVRADDLEIVLREAYAHPAVEGVMLWGFMQGHMWRSHGQLVNADGMLTEAGSRFAGLRREWTSHAKGKVDANGNFKFRGFHGTYEVLLTTAAGEVKKQRFDVKKGDAPLVLDMNF